One genomic region from Reichenbachiella ulvae encodes:
- the murD gene encoding UDP-N-acetylmuramoyl-L-alanine--D-glutamate ligase yields the protein MSKQDLHSVAVLGSGESGMGAVRLAVKQGLSVFLSDGSAIAEAKKDELTKLGVAFEEGGHSLDKIVAYKEVVKSPGIPNSAAIIKEIKAASVPVISEIEFASRYTGAKLIGITGSNGKTTTTLLTTHILKSAGLNAASAGNVGNSLSDLLASGAAHDIIVLELSSFQLDDIDTFKPDVAVLLNITPDHLDRYNYQMAEYAAAKYRLFENMGESDLIILNQDDSWVVKGAQSSPARIQPVSVQGRVLGHGAFSEADCLILDTEKEIEVIPTGYLPLIGKHNHYNQMAAILAALEVGVSFPEIINALGSFKNAAHRLENAGVVNDITFINDSKATNVDAVFYALDAIEAPIVWIAGGVNKGNDYSQIKALVQQKVHTLICMGKDNAHLKDEFSGDVSVLTETLSAAEAVKAAFEHAQEGDVVLLSPACASFDLFKNYEDRGDQFKAAVKELKDVQPKMKQI from the coding sequence TTGAGCAAGCAAGACTTACATAGCGTAGCAGTACTGGGAAGCGGCGAAAGCGGCATGGGTGCGGTGCGTCTGGCAGTAAAGCAGGGATTGTCTGTGTTTTTGTCTGACGGATCGGCTATTGCAGAGGCCAAAAAAGACGAGTTGACGAAACTAGGAGTAGCCTTCGAAGAGGGAGGTCATAGCCTGGACAAAATCGTAGCATATAAGGAAGTTGTGAAAAGCCCAGGAATTCCGAATAGCGCAGCGATTATCAAAGAAATCAAGGCAGCAAGTGTTCCCGTGATTTCTGAGATTGAATTCGCCAGTAGATATACAGGGGCGAAGTTGATCGGGATCACTGGATCTAATGGTAAAACGACTACCACACTTCTGACGACACATATTTTGAAGTCAGCTGGATTGAACGCTGCCTCAGCAGGCAATGTAGGCAATAGCCTATCCGACTTGTTGGCAAGTGGCGCTGCGCATGATATCATCGTTTTGGAATTGAGCAGTTTTCAGTTGGATGACATTGATACCTTCAAGCCAGATGTAGCTGTATTACTCAACATCACGCCAGATCATCTGGATCGCTACAACTACCAAATGGCTGAATATGCAGCTGCCAAGTATCGTCTGTTCGAAAATATGGGCGAGAGCGATTTGATTATCCTGAATCAGGACGACTCATGGGTAGTGAAAGGCGCACAATCTTCACCTGCTCGAATTCAACCTGTCTCTGTTCAGGGTAGAGTGCTGGGCCATGGTGCCTTTAGCGAGGCGGATTGTTTGATCCTCGATACAGAAAAAGAAATAGAAGTGATACCGACAGGCTACTTGCCTTTGATTGGAAAGCATAACCACTACAATCAGATGGCGGCCATCCTGGCTGCTCTGGAAGTAGGCGTTTCCTTCCCTGAAATCATCAATGCACTCGGGTCATTTAAAAATGCCGCTCACCGGCTGGAAAATGCCGGTGTGGTTAATGATATCACCTTTATCAACGACTCCAAGGCCACTAATGTGGATGCTGTATTCTATGCTTTGGATGCCATCGAGGCACCTATCGTTTGGATCGCAGGAGGAGTGAATAAGGGCAACGATTATAGTCAAATTAAAGCACTGGTACAGCAGAAAGTTCATACGCTCATTTGTATGGGCAAGGATAACGCACATCTGAAGGATGAGTTTTCCGGAGATGTATCAGTGCTTACTGAAACCCTGTCAGCAGCGGAAGCAGTGAAGGCTGCTTTTGAACATGCGCAGGAAGGCGATGTGGTTTTACTTTCACCGGCCTGTGCCAGTTTCGATCTATTCAAGAACTACGAGGACCGAGGGGATCAGTTCAAGGCGGCAGTGAAGGAATTAAAGGATGTTCAACCTAAAATGAAGCAGATATGA
- the mraY gene encoding phospho-N-acetylmuramoyl-pentapeptide-transferase, with the protein MLYYLFDYLENEFNLAGAQVFQYISFRAGLAIALSLLITIFFGKRIIEMLQRQQMGETIRDLGLQGQLEKKGTPTMGGIMIIAAIVIPTLLVAKLDNVYVILLVITAIWMALIGFLDDYLKIKKKNKEGLSGKFKIVGQVAIGLVVGVTMVTNDEVDVRYFPNAKDHTMEFEQRFADYEDQQSTITTIPFVKDNEFDYEWLLPDFLDQFTDVLYVLVVIFIVTAVSNGANITDGLDGLAAGTSAIIGITLAILAYVSGNVIFADYLNIMYIPGSGETVIFALAFVGACIGFLWYNSYPAQVFMGDTGSLALGGVIAVMAFLIRKELLIPILCGVFVIENLSVIIQVSYFKYTKKKYGEGKRIFLMAPLHHHYQKKGIHETKIVTRFWTTAILLAIVTLATLKLR; encoded by the coding sequence ATGCTGTATTATCTATTTGATTATCTGGAAAATGAATTCAACCTGGCAGGTGCGCAGGTCTTTCAGTACATATCGTTTCGTGCTGGATTGGCCATTGCATTGTCCTTGTTGATTACCATCTTTTTCGGAAAGCGAATCATCGAGATGCTACAGAGACAGCAGATGGGTGAGACCATTCGTGATTTGGGACTGCAGGGGCAGCTCGAAAAGAAAGGTACGCCTACGATGGGTGGGATCATGATCATAGCTGCGATTGTCATTCCTACTTTGCTTGTCGCTAAACTGGACAACGTCTATGTGATCCTGTTGGTGATTACTGCGATTTGGATGGCACTAATAGGATTTTTGGATGATTATCTCAAGATCAAAAAGAAGAATAAAGAAGGCCTTTCTGGCAAATTCAAGATTGTTGGGCAGGTAGCCATTGGATTGGTGGTAGGTGTCACTATGGTGACCAACGATGAGGTAGATGTGCGATATTTTCCGAACGCCAAAGACCACACCATGGAGTTTGAGCAGCGTTTTGCAGACTACGAAGACCAGCAAAGCACCATTACGACCATTCCATTTGTCAAGGACAATGAGTTCGATTACGAGTGGTTGCTACCAGATTTTCTCGATCAGTTCACAGATGTGCTTTATGTGCTGGTGGTGATTTTCATCGTGACAGCCGTATCGAATGGTGCCAATATCACCGACGGTCTGGATGGATTGGCGGCAGGTACCTCGGCGATTATCGGGATTACTCTGGCGATTTTGGCCTATGTATCGGGTAACGTCATCTTCGCGGATTACCTTAATATCATGTACATCCCAGGATCGGGTGAGACGGTAATTTTTGCTTTGGCCTTTGTGGGAGCTTGTATTGGCTTCCTCTGGTACAATTCTTATCCAGCCCAGGTTTTCATGGGAGACACGGGCAGTTTGGCACTGGGAGGTGTGATTGCCGTGATGGCCTTTTTGATCAGAAAAGAATTATTGATTCCGATTTTGTGCGGGGTCTTTGTGATAGAAAATCTCTCTGTCATCATACAGGTGAGCTATTTTAAATACACGAAGAAGAAATACGGTGAAGGCAAGCGCATCTTTTTGATGGCACCTCTTCACCACCATTACCAAAAGAAGGGGATTCACGAAACGAAAATTGTGACTCGATTTTGGACGACTGCCATTTTATTGGCGATTGTGACATTGGCAACATTGAAACTAAGATAA
- a CDS encoding UDP-N-acetylmuramoyl-L-alanyl-D-glutamate--2,6-diaminopimelate ligase, whose protein sequence is MKTLKDILYNVKLTSVSGNTGIEVVDVCFDSRKVQKGSLFVAVKGTQVDGHDYIEKAIKSGAVAVVCEEMPLLPDIHVTFVETGDSAAALGVIASNFFDNPSKKIKLVGITGTNGKTTTVTLLYSLFRSLGYNVGLLSTVQNKINDEVIPSTHTTPDQISLNALLSEMVKQKCEYAFMEVSSHAIDQGRIAGLQYTGAVFMNISHDHLDYHETFDNYIKAKKKLFDGLPSSAFALVNMDDKRGQVMLQNTRARQLAFGLKFMTDYKAKIITNSYQGLELDINGRSVWFRLIGAFNAYNLLAAYAVADILEQDVEEVLLMLSGIETAPGRFESVNADSNVRAIVDYAHTPDALENVLQTIDSFRSGNEKVITVVGCGGDRDKDKRPVMASIAAKWSDKVIFTDDNPRTENPDTIIKEMMGGIGPSMVKKTLIIRDRREAIKTACSLANDEDIILVAGKGHETYQEINGVRHDFDDRAVLKEMLELFKD, encoded by the coding sequence GTGAAGACACTCAAAGACATATTGTATAACGTAAAGCTGACCTCTGTTTCGGGCAACACCGGGATAGAAGTGGTAGACGTATGTTTTGATTCCAGAAAGGTTCAAAAAGGCAGCTTGTTCGTGGCGGTCAAAGGCACGCAGGTAGATGGACATGACTACATCGAGAAGGCCATCAAAAGTGGTGCAGTCGCTGTAGTCTGTGAGGAAATGCCGCTCTTGCCGGATATTCATGTGACTTTCGTTGAGACGGGAGATTCTGCTGCTGCTTTGGGTGTGATTGCTTCTAACTTTTTCGACAATCCATCTAAGAAAATCAAATTGGTAGGTATCACCGGTACCAATGGCAAGACGACCACAGTAACGCTGCTTTACAGCCTGTTCAGGTCTCTGGGCTACAATGTGGGCTTGCTTTCTACGGTGCAGAACAAGATCAACGATGAGGTGATTCCTTCTACGCATACGACTCCAGATCAGATCAGCCTCAATGCCTTGTTGAGCGAGATGGTCAAGCAGAAATGTGAGTATGCTTTCATGGAAGTGAGTTCTCATGCGATCGATCAGGGGAGAATCGCCGGGCTACAGTATACAGGTGCCGTGTTCATGAATATCAGCCACGATCACCTGGACTACCACGAGACCTTTGATAATTATATCAAGGCGAAAAAGAAATTATTTGACGGCTTGCCATCCTCAGCTTTTGCGCTGGTCAATATGGATGACAAAAGAGGTCAGGTCATGCTACAGAACACCAGGGCACGTCAGCTGGCTTTTGGGTTGAAGTTCATGACAGACTACAAGGCCAAGATCATTACCAATAGCTACCAGGGATTGGAGCTGGATATCAACGGACGCAGTGTTTGGTTCCGATTGATTGGAGCATTCAATGCATACAATCTGTTGGCTGCCTATGCAGTGGCAGATATCCTGGAGCAGGATGTAGAGGAGGTGCTGTTGATGCTCTCGGGGATAGAGACTGCTCCTGGACGCTTCGAGTCGGTCAATGCAGACAGTAATGTGCGAGCGATTGTGGACTATGCCCACACACCCGATGCGCTGGAAAACGTGCTGCAGACCATCGACAGTTTCCGGTCTGGAAATGAAAAAGTAATCACGGTAGTAGGCTGTGGTGGGGATCGCGACAAGGACAAGCGCCCAGTGATGGCTTCCATCGCGGCTAAGTGGAGCGACAAGGTGATATTCACCGACGACAATCCCAGAACAGAGAATCCAGATACGATCATCAAGGAGATGATGGGCGGGATCGGGCCAAGCATGGTCAAAAAGACTTTAATCATCAGAGACCGAAGAGAGGCAATTAAAACGGCCTGCTCATTGGCCAATGATGAGGATATAATTCTGGTGGCTGGAAAAGGCCATGAGACTTATCAGGAGATTAATGGAGTAAGACATGATTTTGATGATCGTGCCGTGCTCAAGGAGATGTTAGAATTATTCAAAGATTAG